One genomic window of Angustibacter sp. Root456 includes the following:
- the rpmH gene encoding 50S ribosomal protein L34, producing the protein MSKRTFQPNNRRRAKTHGFRLRMRTRAGRAILAARRRKGRESLSA; encoded by the coding sequence GTGAGCAAGCGTACGTTCCAGCCGAACAACCGTCGTCGTGCCAAGACGCACGGCTTCCGCCTGCGGATGCGGACCCGCGCCGGCCGCGCCATCTTGGCCGCTCGCCGCCGCAAGGGCCGCGAGTCCCTCTCCGCCTGA
- the rnpA gene encoding ribonuclease P protein component produces the protein MLPAPHRMRRRDEFALTVRRGTRAGSRHVVAHLLVAAVDAEKPQAQRSPAERRSARMGPDPVDARVGFVVSKAVGGAVVRTRVKRRLRAVLADRLGLLPAGSLLVVRANPAAAEATSAELARSVDRVLERVLGASPAVAPR, from the coding sequence GTGCTGCCCGCCCCGCACCGCATGCGCCGTCGCGACGAGTTCGCGCTGACGGTGCGCCGCGGAACTCGGGCCGGGAGCCGGCACGTCGTCGCGCACCTGCTCGTGGCGGCAGTGGATGCCGAGAAGCCACAGGCGCAGAGGTCACCGGCCGAGAGGCGGAGTGCACGCATGGGTCCAGACCCCGTTGACGCGCGGGTGGGGTTCGTCGTGTCCAAGGCCGTCGGGGGTGCCGTTGTGCGCACCCGCGTCAAGCGCCGGCTGAGGGCGGTGCTCGCCGACCGCCTGGGGTTGCTCCCCGCCGGCAGCCTGCTCGTCGTCCGCGCGAACCCCGCGGCCGCCGAGGCCACCTCCGCTGAGCTGGCTCGCTCGGTCGACCGCGTCCTCGAGCGTGTGCTGGGTGCGTCGCCCGCGGTGGCCCCGCGATGA
- the yidD gene encoding membrane protein insertion efficiency factor YidD, with translation MSTEVRDGETERPGPVASVLALLVRGYQLIISPWISPRCRFYPSCSAYAVTALRRHGALKGSWLAVRRLGRCHPWNPGGVDHVPPKAPKRVHSHVPSSAPAPGDHSADGPATAA, from the coding sequence ATGAGCACCGAAGTTCGCGACGGCGAGACCGAGCGTCCCGGGCCGGTGGCGTCGGTGCTCGCGCTGCTCGTGCGCGGGTACCAGCTGATCATCTCGCCGTGGATCTCACCACGGTGCAGGTTCTACCCGTCCTGCTCCGCGTACGCCGTCACGGCCCTGCGCCGCCACGGCGCACTCAAGGGGTCGTGGCTCGCCGTGCGCCGACTCGGTCGGTGCCATCCCTGGAACCCGGGCGGGGTCGACCACGTTCCCCCGAAGGCGCCGAAGCGCGTCCACTCCCACGTTCCGTCCAGCGCGCCTGCGCCGGGCGACCACTCCGCCGACGGTCCCGCGACCGCCGCCTGA